In a single window of the Pandoraea pulmonicola genome:
- a CDS encoding phosphatase PAP2 family protein has protein sequence MNWLRINLATVALAALALGWLRMSVAPASLAMPGLACLALACLWAVYTWRRPDARIGAAAGHVIGLVIFTHAAAALDYAVVAIGAPLVDPVLAALDGHLGFDWTAWHAIVRGSHTFSLVLQLAYDSGMPQIALVVLLLSFTGRFADLRRFANAMAGACLATIAISGLIPAAGAFVHFGGSPGELAALSHFAPLRAHTLTVVDLSALQGLISMPSFHAVMAVLLAYAVRRCRAAFAVLAPLNALVLLSTLSEGGHYLVDVLAGVALAAVAIRLAYPAEPVHERGRAATRQISGETS, from the coding sequence ATGAACTGGCTGCGGATCAATCTGGCCACGGTGGCGCTCGCCGCCCTGGCGCTCGGCTGGCTCCGCATGAGCGTCGCGCCGGCGAGCCTCGCCATGCCGGGACTCGCCTGCCTGGCGCTGGCGTGCCTGTGGGCCGTCTACACGTGGCGCCGGCCCGATGCACGCATCGGCGCCGCAGCAGGCCACGTCATCGGCCTCGTCATCTTCACGCACGCCGCCGCCGCGCTCGACTACGCCGTGGTCGCCATCGGCGCGCCGCTTGTCGATCCTGTGCTGGCCGCCCTGGACGGGCATCTCGGATTCGACTGGACGGCATGGCACGCCATCGTGCGCGGCTCGCACACGTTCTCGCTCGTGCTGCAACTCGCCTATGACAGCGGCATGCCGCAGATCGCGCTGGTAGTTCTGCTGCTGTCGTTCACCGGACGCTTCGCCGACCTGCGCCGGTTCGCCAATGCAATGGCCGGCGCGTGTCTGGCGACCATCGCCATCTCGGGGCTCATCCCCGCGGCCGGCGCCTTCGTCCATTTCGGGGGCTCGCCGGGCGAACTGGCCGCGCTGTCGCATTTTGCGCCGCTGCGTGCCCACACCCTGACCGTGGTCGACCTGTCGGCCTTGCAGGGCCTGATCTCGATGCCGTCGTTCCATGCCGTCATGGCCGTGCTGCTCGCCTATGCGGTGCGCCGCTGCCGGGCGGCATTCGCCGTGCTCGCACCGCTCAATGCGCTGGTATTGCTCTCGACGCTCAGCGAAGGCGGCCACTATCTCGTCGACGTGCTCGCCGGGGTCGCCCTGGCTGCCGTCGCCATCCGACTGGCGTACCCGGCCGAGCCCGTGCATGAGCGCGGACGGGCTGCCACACGCCAGATTTCCGGGGAAACATCATGA
- a CDS encoding glycosyltransferase family 87 protein, protein MKTSDTGGVVHARQPSGNEPRPQTAHWLTLERVRLYAAVALVCQVIVGICWIAHIHFDTTGKLDPLALDFLPFWSAAWMALQGHATDAYNVVALTRVEIMAEPAMAQVDGIMPWLYPPTVLLFILPLAWVPLRVAYLCFALAGLSLFAYAARRIAPWPQAVLPIVAFPAVGLVIAAGQAALSTAGLAGLVLVLLRRRPALAGICAGLLFMKPHLALLFPLAFLCSRAWTALAACLATVVLSVTASVVVFGPETVTAFLHGVQGAQAAVIAGRAQLFRMPSVFIMAHMMHAPLWLAWTLHGAVALWAAALVADAWLRCGAYALRAAILLSASLLMSPYVYDYDLAWFGILIAWLCVHGQAHGWRTGEREWLVLLWLTPLAGLLIVSFVGFQFMPFITIATLAGVRRRLRLDSPPGAACVMASAATPEGDGMHAVSP, encoded by the coding sequence ATGAAGACGAGCGACACGGGCGGCGTCGTGCACGCGCGCCAACCGTCGGGGAACGAACCGCGTCCACAGACAGCGCACTGGCTCACGCTCGAGCGTGTACGCCTGTATGCCGCCGTCGCGCTCGTGTGCCAGGTTATCGTCGGCATCTGCTGGATCGCGCACATTCACTTCGACACGACGGGCAAGCTCGATCCGCTCGCACTGGATTTCCTGCCGTTCTGGAGCGCGGCATGGATGGCCCTGCAGGGCCACGCCACCGACGCCTACAACGTGGTCGCGCTGACTCGGGTCGAGATCATGGCCGAGCCCGCCATGGCACAGGTCGACGGCATCATGCCCTGGCTTTATCCGCCCACGGTGCTGCTGTTCATACTGCCGCTCGCCTGGGTGCCGCTACGCGTGGCCTATCTATGCTTCGCGCTCGCCGGCCTGAGCCTGTTCGCATACGCTGCGCGCCGCATCGCACCGTGGCCGCAGGCCGTGCTGCCGATCGTTGCGTTCCCGGCCGTGGGACTCGTGATCGCCGCGGGTCAGGCCGCCCTGTCGACGGCCGGTCTCGCCGGCCTCGTGCTCGTGTTGTTGCGTCGGCGTCCCGCGCTGGCCGGTATCTGCGCCGGGCTGCTTTTCATGAAGCCACATCTGGCGCTGCTCTTTCCCCTGGCTTTCCTGTGCAGCCGCGCCTGGACGGCGCTGGCCGCGTGCCTGGCGACGGTCGTGCTCAGCGTGACCGCCAGCGTGGTGGTGTTCGGCCCCGAGACGGTGACGGCGTTCCTGCACGGCGTGCAAGGTGCGCAGGCTGCCGTGATCGCGGGGCGGGCGCAACTCTTTCGCATGCCGTCGGTTTTCATCATGGCGCATATGATGCACGCGCCGCTGTGGCTCGCGTGGACCCTGCACGGCGCCGTCGCCCTGTGGGCCGCCGCGCTGGTGGCCGACGCATGGCTGCGATGCGGCGCCTACGCGCTGCGCGCGGCGATCCTGCTCTCGGCCTCGCTGCTGATGAGTCCCTATGTCTACGACTACGATCTGGCATGGTTTGGAATCCTGATCGCCTGGCTGTGCGTGCATGGTCAGGCGCATGGCTGGCGCACCGGCGAGCGCGAATGGCTGGTGCTGCTTTGGCTCACGCCGCTGGCGGGACTGTTGATCGTTTCGTTCGTCGGCTTCCAGTTCATGCCGTTCATCACGATCGCCACCCTGGCCGGGGTGCGGCGCAGGCTACGTCTCGACAGCCCCCCCGGCGCTGCCTGCGTCATGGCCTCTGCGGCCACCCCGGAGGGTGACGGCATGCATGCGGTGTCGCCATGA